The Daucus carota subsp. sativus chromosome 2, DH1 v3.0, whole genome shotgun sequence genome includes a window with the following:
- the LOC108208637 gene encoding probable sulfate transporter 3.4: MVGNSKRVEHYGGTETTTNITIFSSEAEYLDAMSQPPPPPPEVHKVCLPPSRTTFQKLVQRLSEIFFPDAPLDRFKNQTWFRKLVLGLQFFFPIFVWAPNYNLKLLQSDVVSGLTIASLAIPQGISYAKLANLPPIVGLYSSFVPPLIYSVLGSSRHLAVGPVSIASLVMGTMLSEEVSYTDQPILYLQLAFTATFFAGVFQAALGLLRLGFVIDFLSKATLVGFMAGAAIIVSLQQLKGLLGIVHFTTKMQIVPVLTSVFERTDEWSWQTIAMGASFLLILLTARKVSMRNKKLFWVSAAAPLTSVILSTLIVFLLKSKLPMVKTIGHLPKGLNPPSSNMLYFHGSYLGLAMKTGIVTGILSLTEGIAVGRTFASLRNYQVDGNQEMMAIGFMNMAGSCSSCYVTTGSFSRSAVNYNAGAQTVVSNVIMSTTVLITLLFLMPLFHYTPNVILGAIIITAVIGLIDYEAALKLWKVDKLDFITCLCSFFGVLFISVPLGLAIAVGVSVFKILLHVTRPNTAALGNIPGTHIYQSLRRYREALRVPSFLIVAVEAPIYFANSTYLQERMLRWIREEQEWISANNESTLKCVILDMTAVTAIDTSGVDTICEVGKMLQKQSLQFVLANPAGNVMEKLHNSNVLDSFGVNGMYLSVSEAVDDISSTWKSQP; this comes from the exons ATGGTTGGGAACTCAAAGAGAGTAGAGCATTATGGAGGAACTGAGACAACCACAAACATTACTATATTTTCATCAGAAGCTGAGTACCTGGATGCAATGTCACAGCCACCCCCACCACCCCCGGAAGTTCATAAAGTTTGTTTGCCACCTTCCAGAACCACTTTCCAGAAACTTGTCCAACGACTCTCGGAGATTTTCTTCCCTGATGCACCACTTGACAGGTTCAAAAACCAGACCTGGTTCAGAAAACTTGTACTAGGCCTTCAGTTTTTCTTCCCTATTTTCGTGTGGGCGCCTAATTATAATCTTAAGCTTCTTCAGTCCGACGTCGTTTCTGGTCTTACTATTGCCAGCCTTGCTATCCCTCAG GGTATTAGCTATGCAAAACTTGCAAATCTGCCACCTATAGTTGGTCTTT ATTCAAGTTTTGTGCCACCTTTGATATACTCCGTTCTTGGGAGTTCTAGACATTTAGCCGTTGGTCCAGTTTCGATAGCATCTTTAGTGATGGGAACCATGCTCAGTGAGGAGGTTTCTTATACTGATCAGCCAATTCTTTATCTTCAACTGGCATTTACTGCAACTTTCTTTGCCGGAGTGTTTCAGGCTGCTCTTGGTCTGCTAAG GTTGGGATTTGTAATTGATTTTTTATCAAAGGCAACTCTTGTTGGATTCATGGCTGGTGCAGCAATCATAGTATCACTGCAACAACTTAAAGGGCTTCTCGGAATAGTTCATTTCACAACTAAGATGCAAATAGTTCCTGTATTGACCTCTGTTTTTGAGCGAACAGACGAG TGGTCCTGGCAAACCATTGCTATGGGGGCTAGTTTCCTGCTCATTCTACTAACAGCAAGAAAAGTG AGCATGAGAAATAAGAAGCTTTTTTGGGTTTCAGCAGCTGCCCCATTAACATCTGTTATTCTTTCAACCCTAATAGTCTTCCTCCTCAAATCAAAGCTCCCCATGGTCAAAACT ATTGGACACTTGCCCAAGGGCTTGAATCCGCCATCATCAAACATGCTATATTTTCATGGCTCCTATCTGGGGCTTGCTATGAAAACCGGGATTGTAACAGGAATTTTATCTCTCACA GAAGGAATTGCTGTTGGGAGAACATTTGCTTCATTAAGAAACTACCAGGTTGATGGTAACCAAGAAATGATGGCTATTGGTTTCATGAACATGGCTGGCTCCTGCTCTTCATGTTATGTTACCACAG GATCCTTTTCTCGATCTGCTGTAAATTACAATGCTGGAGCACAAACAGTGGTTTCAAACGTAATAATGTCAACAACTGTGCTGATAACTTTGTTGTTTCTGATGCCGCTGTTTCATTATACTCCTAATGTCATCTTGGGGGCAATTATCATAACTGCTGTGATCGGGCTGATAGACTACGAGGCAGCATTAAAATTGTGGAAAGTAGACAAACTTGATTTCATCACTTGCTTATGTTCCTTCTTCGGTGTATTGTTCATCTCAGTGCCTCTTGGTCTTGCTATCGCA GTTGGAGTTTCGGTTTTCAAAATCCTTCTGCATGTCACTAGGCCAAACACTGCTGCGCTGGGAAACATTCCAGGCACGCACATCTATCAAAGCCTCCGTAGATACAGAGAAGCCCTGAGAGTTCCGTCTTTTCTCATAGTTGCGGTTGAGGCTCCTATCTACTTTGCAAATTCTACTTATCTACAGGAAAG GATGCTAAGATGGATCAGAGAAGAGCAAGAGTGGATAAGCGCGAACAATGAAAGCACGTTGAAGTGTGTTATTCTGGATATGACAG CTGTAACAGCTATAGATACAAGCGGCGTTGACACAATTTGTGAAGTCGGAAAGATGCTACAGAAACAATCACTACAG TTTGTATTGGCAAATCCAGCCGGAAATGTGATGGAAAAGCTGCACAACTCTAATGTTTTAGATTCGTTCGGGGTGAATGGAATGTATTTGTCTGTCAGTGAAGCTGTGGATGACATTTCATCGACATGGAAGTCTCAACCCTGA
- the LOC108208639 gene encoding uncharacterized protein LOC108208639 isoform X1 encodes MFYGTVVWDPWLIVAQIVGIQCLYYLTLGAFLTIFVGTRVSRMTLVYFFDYATVTASTATGWCVIVSILLSAVAGAVYLVYSIERAKKCLDFSATLYIIHLFICIAYGGWPSSITWWAVNGTGLAVMALLGEYLCITRERREIPITRFRSSKKRLSRAAVFTMKTS; translated from the exons ATGTTCTATGGGACAGTGGTGTGGGATCCATGGCTCATTGTTGCCCAGATTGTTGGTATACAATGTCTATACTATCTTACTCTAGGAGCTTTCTTGACTATATTTGTTGGGACTCGGGTTTCTCGAATGACTCTAGTTTACTTCTTTGATTATGCAACGGTCACTGCTTCCACTGCTACCGGTTGGTGTGTTATTGTCTCAATTTTGCTCTCTGCTGTAGCAGG TGCTGTTTATTTGGTGTACTCAATTGAGAGGGCAAAGAAGTGCTTAGATTTTTCAGCCACTCTGTATATTATTCATCTTTTTATATGCATTGCATATGGCGGCTGGCCTTCATCTATTACGTGGTGGGCTGTAAATGGTACTGGACTTGCAGTCATGGCGCTGCTAGGCGAGTATTTATGTATAACACGTGAACGCCGAGAAATTCCCATCACCAGATTTCGATCAA GCAAGAAAAGATTATCTCGGGCCGCTGTCTTCACGATGAAAACGTCATAA
- the LOC108208639 gene encoding uncharacterized protein LOC108208639 isoform X2: MFYGTVVWDPWLIVAQIVGIQCLYYLTLGAFLTIFVGTRVSRMTLVYFFDYATVTASTATGWCVIVSILLSAVAGAVYLVYSIERAKKCLDFSATLYIIHLFICIAYGGWPSSITWWAVNGTGLAVMALLGEYLCITRERREIPITRFRSNV, from the exons ATGTTCTATGGGACAGTGGTGTGGGATCCATGGCTCATTGTTGCCCAGATTGTTGGTATACAATGTCTATACTATCTTACTCTAGGAGCTTTCTTGACTATATTTGTTGGGACTCGGGTTTCTCGAATGACTCTAGTTTACTTCTTTGATTATGCAACGGTCACTGCTTCCACTGCTACCGGTTGGTGTGTTATTGTCTCAATTTTGCTCTCTGCTGTAGCAGG TGCTGTTTATTTGGTGTACTCAATTGAGAGGGCAAAGAAGTGCTTAGATTTTTCAGCCACTCTGTATATTATTCATCTTTTTATATGCATTGCATATGGCGGCTGGCCTTCATCTATTACGTGGTGGGCTGTAAATGGTACTGGACTTGCAGTCATGGCGCTGCTAGGCGAGTATTTATGTATAACACGTGAACGCCGAGAAATTCCCATCACCAGATTTCGATCAA ATGTTTGA
- the LOC108208638 gene encoding trihelix transcription factor ENAP1 — translation MDETEDPYAATQGFEPSPRSKLAVCDASYSQNVDDQYVEGDDDPEVDEEDEEEGIDVNEEATILTNAKVEDVNDEDDVVDEDGDEQSDDDNSDDDYRRRIESNDQHRHPKKRKMMSLLSSYEFAPRVTAPLALTSAASKPSHGGRNALSDWTEQETFVLLEAWGDRFIQRGRKSLRSEEWQEVADKVSQRSKLERSDTQCRNRLDTLKKKYKKETAKIHEMGGTTSQWVYFEKMDMLLSLTPQQLRLSREVNTLNSKKHVQNPGVYLNRACRSDEMSDSSENSDSVEAEENGSNFRPPKQTNRSVGASFRLIAESITKFSDIYVKVENNKRKQMLELEMMRMNFHRDLEMQKRQILEKARAEIANIWREDDNWNSGSAENLSG, via the coding sequence ATGGATGAGACTGAGGACCCATATGCTGCAACTCAAGGTTTTGAGCCATCCCCTCGCTCAAAGCTTGCTGTCTGTGATGCATCTTATTCTCAGAATGTTGATGATCAATATGTGGAAGGTGATGATGATCCAGAAGTTGATGAGGAGGAtgaggaagaaggaattgatgtTAATGAAGAAGCTACCATTCTGACGAATGCTAAGGTTGAGGATGtgaatgatgaagatgatgtcGTAGATGAAGATGGAGATGAGCAAAGTGATGATGACAATTCTGATGATGATTACAGGAGAAGGATTGAAAGTAATGATCAACATAGACATCCCAAGAAAAGAAAGATGATGAGCTTGTTATCAAGTTATGAATTCGCTCCTCGAGTTACAGCTCCTTTAGCTCTGACTAGTGCAGCTTCAAAGCCTTCTCATGGTGGGCGGAATGCACTTTCAGACTGGACTGAACAGGAGACATTTGTTCTACTAGAGGCCTGGGGTGATAGGTTTATTCAGCGTGGGAGGAAGAGCCTTCGGTCTGAAGAATGGCAAGAAGTTGCAGACAAGGTTTCACAGAGGTCAAAACTTGAAAGGTCAGATACTCAGTGTCGTAACCGTTTGGATACATTGAAGAAGAAGTACAAAAAGGAGACGGCGAAGATACATGAAATGGGGGGTACAACTAGTCAATGGGTGTACTTTGAGAAGATGGACATGTTATTGTCACTAACCCCTCAGCAACTAAGACTTTCACGTGAAGTAAATACTCTGAACTCCAAAAAGCATGTCCAAAACCCCGGGGTGTATTTAAATCGTGCCTGTAGATCAGATGAAATGAGTGACAGTTCAGAAAATTCAGACTCTGTTGAGGCTGAGGAAAATGGTTCAAATTTCCGTCCACCAAAGCAAACAAACAGATCTGTTGGAGCTTCTTTTAGATTGATTGCTGAATCTATAAcaaaatttagtgatatttatgtcaaggttgaaaataataaaaggaAGCAGATGTTAGAGTTGGAGATGATGAGGATGAACTTTCATCGGGACTTGGAAATGCAGAAGAGGCAGATATTGGAGAAAGCAAGGGCTGAAATTGCAAATATTTGGCGAGAAGATGACAACTGGAATAGTGGTTCTGCCGAGAATTTGAGTGGGtga
- the LOC108209143 gene encoding heat shock 70 kDa protein 14: protein MSVVGFDFGNESGVVAVARQRGIDVVLNDESKRETPALVCFGDKQRFLGTAGAASSMMNPKNTISQIKRLIGRLYSDPELQRDIKSLPFSVTEGPDGYPLINARYLGEMRSFTPTQVLGMVFSDLKIIAEKNLNAAVVDCCIGIPVYFTDLQRRAVLDAATIAGLHPLRLIHETTATALAYGIYKTDLPENDPLNVAFVDIGHASMQVCIASLKKGQLKILAHTFDRSLGGRDFDEVLFQHFAEKFRTDYKIDVYQNARACLRLRAGCEKLKKVLSANPEAPLNIECLMDDKDVRSFIKRDEFEQISIPILERVKKPLEKALSEAGLTVENIYAVEVVGSGSRVPAIMKILTEFFGKEPRRTMNASECVAKGCALECAILSPTFKVREFQVNESFPFTIALSWKGAAQDAQNGTADNQQSTIVFPKGNSIPSVKALTFYRSGTFAVDVHYADVTELQAPAKISTYTIGPFQSTKSERAKVKVKVRLNLHGVVSVESATLLEEEEVEIPVVKQSTKMDTDEVPSAAAPSSATESDVNMPDAKSAADAPGSENDAQGDLPAQMETDAKVEVPKKKVKKTNIPLKELVYGGMPPADVQKAVEKEFEMALQDRVMEETKDKKNAVEAYVYDMRNKLNDKYHDFVTDPEREEFTAILQQVEDWLYEDGEDETKGVYVAKLEELKKRGDPIEFRYKEHSERGTVIDQLVYCINSYREAANSNDSKFDHIDVADKQKVLTECVEAEAWLREKKQQQDSLPKHSTPVLLLADVRGKAEAVDRLCRPIMTKPKPKPAKPATPDVSSPSSDQSHGAENADGPSKDSSESTSGSEVPLASEEPMETEKPETAA, encoded by the exons ATGAGTGTTGTGGGTTTTGATTTTGGGAATGAGAGTGGTGTTGTGGCTGTTGCGAGGCAACGGGGGATTGATGTTGTTCTGAATGATGAGTCCAAGAGGGAGACACCTGCTCTTGTTTGCTTCGGGGACAAGCAACGTTTTCTTGGAACAGCTGGTGCTGCTTCCAGTATGATGAATCCCAAGAACACGATTTCTCAGATTAAGCGATTGATTGGACGGCTGTATTCGGATCCTGAGCTGCAGAGGGATATCAAGTCGTTGCCGTTTTCTGTTACTGAAGGGCCTGATGGATATCCGTTGATTAATGCACGGTATCTTGGAGAAATGAGGAGTTTTACACCTACGCAGGTGTTGGGAATGGTTTTCTCGGATCTGAAAATTATAGCTGAGAAAAATTTGAATGCTGCTGTGGTGGATTGCTGCATTGGGATTCCTGTTTATTTTACCGATCTTCAGAGACGGGCGGTTTTGGATGCAGCTACAATTGCGGGGTTGCACCCACTCAGACTTATTCATGAAACGACGGCAACTGCTCTTGCATATGGTATCTACAAGACAGATTTGCCGGAGAATGACCCACTCAATGTTGCATTTGTTGACATTGGTCATGCTAGTATGCAGGTGTGTATTGCTAGTCTGAAGAAAGGTCAGCTAAAAATATTAGCACACACCTTTGACCGGTCTCTTGGTGGAAGAGACTTTGATGAGGTGCTCTTTCAGCACTTCGCCGAAAAATTCAGAACTGATTACAAGATTGATGTTTACCAAAATGCAAGGGCTTGTCTGAGGCTTCGGGCTGGGTGTGAGAAGCTCAAGAAGGTTCTTAGTGCAAATCCAGAGGCACCTTTGAATATAGAGTGCTTGATGGATGATAAGGATGTTAGAAGTTTTATTAAAAGGGACGAGTTTGAGCAAATCAGCATCCCCATACTGGAACGAGTTAAGAAGCCATTGGAGAAAGCTCTTTCAGAGGCTGGGTTAACAGTAGAAAACATTTATGCTGTAGAGGTGGTTGGTTCAGGCTCCCGTGTACCTGCAATCATGAAGATTTTGACCGAATTCTTTGGTAAGGAGCCCAGGCGTACAATGAATGCCAGTGAGTGCGTTGCAAAAGGCTGTGCATTGGAATGTGCTATTCTTAGCCCCACTTTCAAAGTGCGAGAATTCCAG GTTAATGAGAGCTTTCCGTTCACAATTGCGTTGTCATGGAAAGGCGCTGCTCAAGATGCTCAAAATGGAACTGCTGATAATCAACAGAGTACCATTGTTTTCCCAAAAGGAAACTCAATTCCTAGTGTGAAGGCTCTAACATTCTACAGGTCTGGGACATTTGCAGTAGATGTACACTATGCTGATGTAACCGAACTTCAAGCACCAGCAAAGATCAGCACCTACACA ATTGGTCCATTTCAATCGACAAAGAGTGAACGGGCCAAAGTTAAGGTTAAAGTTCGCCTAAATCTACACGGTGTTGTGTCAGTTGAGTCGGCAACA CTactggaagaagaagaagttgagATTCCTGTTGTTAAACAGTCAACAAAAATGGATACCGATGAAGTTCCATCTGCAGCTGCTCCTTCGAGTGCAACTGAAAGTGATGTCAATATGCCTGATGCCAAGAgtgctgctgatgctcctgggTCTGAAAATGATGCTCAAGGTGATCTCCCTGCCCAAATGGAAACAGATGCTAAG gTTGAGGTCCCAAAGAAAAAGGTAAAGAAGACCAACATACCACTGAAGGAGCTGGTTTATGGAGGAATGCCACCTGCAGATGTACAGAAAGCAGTGGAAAAGGAATTTGAAATGGCGCTGCAAGACAGAGTTATGGAAGAAACTAAAGACAAAAAGAATGCTGTAGAGGCTTATGTTTATGACATGAGAAACAAG CTGAATGACAAATACCATGATTTCGTAACCGATCCAGAGAGAGAAGAGTTTACTGCCATCCTTCAGCAGGTGGAAGATTGGTTGTATGAAGATGGTGAGGATGAAACGAAGGGTGTGTATGTTGCCAAGCTTGAAGAGCTTAAGAAG AGAGGTGATCCCATTGAGTTCCGCTACAAGGAACACTCAGAGAGAGGAACTGTTATAGATCAACTAGTTTACTGTATTAATAGCTACAGAGAAGCAGCGAATTCGAATGATTCCAAGTTTGATCACATTGATGTTGCTGATAAGCAGaag GTTTTGACTGAATGTGTTGAAGCCGAAGCATGGTTAAGAGAGAAGAAGCAGCAACAGGATTCATTACCAAAACATTCAACTCCAGTTCTTTTGTTAGCTGATGTGAGAGGGAAAGCTGAAGCTGTTGACAG GCTTTGCAGACCAATAATGACAAAGCCAAAACCAAAGCCGGCTAAGCCAGCCACACCTGATGTTTCATCCCCAAGCAGTGATCAGTCCCATGGTGCTGAGAATGCTGATGGTCCCAGCAAGGACAGCAGCGAGAGTACTTCTGGAAGTGAGGTTCCACTGGCCTCTGAGGAGCCAATGGAAACTGAAAAACCAGAGACTGCAGCATAA